One window of Gloeothece citriformis PCC 7424 genomic DNA carries:
- a CDS encoding Crp/Fnr family transcriptional regulator has protein sequence MEEKKDNYDRRIDNEQLINTIALFEGLSEQSLDLISAHAVTRAHPANRVILLENDWGGSVYFILEGWVKIRTYNVDGKEVTLNIVGKGEVVGEMAALEEAPRSTDVITLTKTVISSIPAQDFVKLLMAEPLAGIRLSQLMAKRLRQLNRRLRLREADSLSRVADTLIFLAEGQGKKAEQGIEIPNLPHRELSSISGLARETVTRSLTKLEKKGLIQRTADTVCIPDLKSLERVIT, from the coding sequence ATGGAAGAAAAAAAAGACAACTACGATCGAAGGATAGACAATGAGCAATTGATCAATACGATTGCTTTATTTGAGGGACTATCCGAACAAAGTTTAGACTTGATTAGTGCCCATGCCGTTACCCGCGCCCATCCGGCGAATCGCGTGATTTTGTTAGAGAATGATTGGGGAGGATCTGTGTATTTTATTTTGGAGGGTTGGGTGAAAATCCGAACTTACAATGTCGATGGAAAAGAAGTGACCCTCAACATTGTTGGTAAAGGGGAAGTGGTGGGAGAAATGGCCGCTTTGGAAGAAGCTCCCCGGTCTACGGATGTGATCACTTTAACTAAGACGGTGATTAGTAGCATCCCTGCCCAAGATTTTGTTAAGTTACTGATGGCAGAACCTTTAGCCGGAATTCGCTTATCCCAACTGATGGCCAAGCGTCTGCGACAACTTAACCGTCGACTTCGCTTACGGGAGGCCGATAGTTTGTCTAGAGTTGCGGATACTTTAATTTTTTTGGCAGAAGGACAAGGGAAAAAAGCAGAACAAGGGATTGAAATTCCTAATCTACCTCATCGAGAATTAAGTAGTATTAGTGGATTAGCTAGGGAAACAGTAACTCGTTCTCTCACTAAATTAGAAAAAAAAGGTCTAATCCAACGCACTGCTGATACTGTTTGTATTCCCGATCTTAAATCTTTAGAACGGGTGATTACTTAA
- a CDS encoding glycosyltransferase family 4 protein → MRIAQIAPLWERVPPLGYGGIELIVGLLTDELVRRGHEVTLFASGDSQTLAQLEPICPQALRKLDENTTPHHLHNIYQTLQLNKILEQVNKFDLIHSHIGFPLFPYANLIKIPTVHTIHGIIPSAEETLWHSVKQQNFISISNAQRRHDLELNYVATVYNAINTKIFPVSNPDNPPYLAFLGRLSPEKGPHLAIDIAKQTGLPLKMAGKVDAVDRQFFEEQIKPFIDGKQIQFLGEADHQMKCELMGRAIATLFPITWPEPFGLVMIESMILGTPVIAMEMGSTREVIADGKTGFLCHTVEDCVTAVKQLETISRQDCRDHVMNKFSVQHMVDGYESVYQKLLQEKFIEDGQTRHLQHLKTLNLLSA, encoded by the coding sequence ATGCGAATTGCTCAAATTGCTCCATTGTGGGAAAGAGTACCCCCATTAGGGTATGGTGGAATCGAATTAATTGTCGGATTATTAACGGATGAATTAGTTCGTCGCGGCCATGAAGTGACTCTTTTTGCTTCCGGTGATTCTCAAACTTTAGCTCAATTAGAACCCATTTGTCCCCAAGCACTCCGAAAACTTGACGAAAATACTACGCCGCATCATCTTCATAATATTTATCAAACTCTACAATTAAACAAAATTTTAGAGCAGGTTAATAAATTTGATTTAATTCATTCTCACATCGGATTTCCTCTATTTCCTTATGCCAATTTGATTAAAATTCCTACCGTTCATACGATTCACGGAATTATTCCCTCTGCTGAAGAAACCCTCTGGCATTCTGTAAAACAGCAAAACTTTATCAGCATTTCTAATGCTCAACGCCGCCATGATTTAGAATTAAATTATGTCGCAACCGTTTATAACGCTATTAATACTAAAATTTTTCCGGTCTCAAATCCTGACAATCCTCCTTATCTCGCTTTTTTAGGCCGACTTTCTCCTGAAAAGGGGCCTCACCTTGCTATTGACATTGCTAAACAAACGGGTTTACCCTTAAAAATGGCGGGCAAAGTTGATGCAGTTGATCGCCAGTTTTTTGAGGAACAAATTAAACCTTTTATTGATGGAAAACAGATCCAATTTTTAGGAGAAGCTGATCATCAGATGAAGTGTGAATTAATGGGACGTGCGATCGCTACCCTATTCCCCATTACTTGGCCTGAACCCTTTGGGTTAGTGATGATCGAATCCATGATTTTAGGCACTCCTGTTATTGCGATGGAAATGGGGTCAACTCGTGAAGTCATTGCAGATGGTAAAACGGGATTTTTGTGTCACACTGTAGAAGACTGTGTCACGGCGGTCAAACAACTTGAGACAATTTCTCGCCAAGATTGCCGAGATCATGTTATGAATAAGTTTAGTGTTCAACACATGGTTGATGGATACGAAAGTGTTTATCAAAAACTTTTGCAAGAGAAATTTATCGAGGATGGACAGACTCGCCATCTTCAACACCTCAAAACTTTAAACCTTTTGAGTGCTTAA
- a CDS encoding DUF2232 domain-containing protein, translating into MNNFSDDLNSFCPPGSGDTNSQNLASNGDSLADDSNWVDDEVNPSQNTTSQSLKSPLNSNPPLKVSPTLVTVETAFLASAASLIWLINYYFPFGPLLKIFFPIPMALVYLRWGKRASWMTAIVSGLLLSVLMGPTRSIVFLIPYGVMGVQLGACWKRGAPWQWSMLLGTIIGVFGLFFRIWLFSILLGEDLWLYAITQATAFLDWAFMKLGLLIEPTVLMIQSIAIIAIIINNLLYLFAVHLIALLVLDRLGNPIPRPPSWIGTIIDYE; encoded by the coding sequence ATGAATAATTTTTCTGATGACTTGAATTCGTTTTGTCCTCCTGGTTCAGGAGACACTAACTCTCAAAATTTAGCTTCAAATGGCGATTCTTTAGCTGATGATTCAAATTGGGTTGATGATGAAGTTAACCCCTCACAAAATACAACGTCTCAGTCTTTGAAATCCCCTCTAAATTCTAACCCTCCCTTAAAAGTTAGTCCTACTTTGGTGACAGTAGAAACAGCGTTTTTGGCGAGTGCCGCGAGTTTAATTTGGCTGATTAATTATTATTTCCCTTTTGGCCCTCTTTTAAAGATTTTTTTCCCTATCCCTATGGCTCTTGTTTATTTACGCTGGGGAAAACGAGCCTCTTGGATGACGGCTATTGTATCAGGATTATTGTTATCTGTTTTAATGGGGCCAACTCGGAGTATTGTGTTTTTAATCCCCTATGGAGTTATGGGAGTGCAATTAGGCGCTTGTTGGAAACGGGGCGCTCCTTGGCAATGGTCTATGTTATTGGGGACTATTATAGGGGTATTTGGGTTGTTTTTCCGCATTTGGTTATTTTCGATTTTATTAGGGGAAGATTTATGGCTTTATGCTATTACTCAAGCCACAGCCTTTCTTGACTGGGCTTTTATGAAATTAGGGTTACTCATTGAACCCACTGTCTTGATGATTCAATCTATAGCCATCATTGCTATTATTATCAATAATTTACTCTATTTATTTGCGGTTCATTTAATCGCTTTACTGGTCTTAGATAGATTAGGCAATCCTATTCCCCGTCCTCCTTCTTGGATAGGAACGATTATAGATTATGAGTAA
- a CDS encoding patatin-like phospholipase family protein yields MTVKRLLSIDGGGIRGIIAAEVLVAIEKALKENKQCERLSDYFDFISGTSTGSIIAAGLAIGMSAQEILNIYTTKGKQIFSSNNNQYSKQDIIEALGIKKEWGKQLFVKGLLKLFKGQQEALKQKLFTRYTGEYLEKELSDVFGDITMTSPNGLKTNLMIVTNNVTQGEVWFFTNNSVKGTGTYNEKSKYLNLYENIPLWKIVRSSCAAPTFFPPFSITVKVPNQSSTTKYEEKECEFIDGAISPYNNPSFQLFLEAVHPDYNTGWETGVDKILLVSVGTGYAYTKIESGKAKESNNAVWGQYVIEDLMSQVNRQQNHFMKLVSQQKMSNNSSNFLNKINKFKIVPEKKELFTYCRFTTSFTVDRFKQLMKDNFLQLKDENKKLILAEDITNINKVVNNLKKMDCVDQIDNLSAIGQAVAQEQFDISLFPDLSKDENVSNESSKNE; encoded by the coding sequence ATGACAGTCAAACGACTCCTTTCAATAGACGGTGGCGGTATTCGCGGTATTATTGCTGCTGAAGTTCTTGTTGCAATAGAAAAAGCACTCAAAGAGAACAAGCAATGCGAGCGTCTGTCCGACTATTTTGACTTCATTAGTGGCACAAGTACTGGCTCAATTATAGCAGCAGGTTTAGCCATAGGAATGTCCGCTCAAGAGATTTTAAACATTTATACAACTAAAGGTAAACAAATTTTTTCGTCCAATAACAATCAATATAGTAAACAAGATATTATAGAAGCTTTGGGTATAAAGAAAGAGTGGGGGAAACAGCTGTTTGTTAAGGGGTTGTTGAAGCTATTTAAAGGTCAGCAAGAAGCCCTGAAACAAAAGCTATTCACTCGATACACAGGAGAATATTTAGAAAAAGAACTAAGTGACGTTTTTGGTGACATCACTATGACTTCTCCCAACGGTTTAAAAACTAATTTAATGATTGTCACCAACAACGTTACTCAAGGAGAAGTTTGGTTCTTTACCAACAACTCTGTCAAAGGAACAGGAACGTATAATGAAAAAAGTAAATATTTAAATCTTTATGAGAATATACCACTCTGGAAAATTGTGAGGTCTAGTTGTGCGGCTCCGACGTTTTTCCCTCCTTTCTCTATTACAGTTAAAGTTCCAAATCAGTCTTCTACTACAAAGTATGAAGAAAAAGAATGTGAATTTATTGACGGAGCAATAAGTCCCTACAATAACCCATCATTTCAGTTGTTTCTTGAAGCAGTTCACCCAGACTACAACACAGGTTGGGAAACTGGTGTTGACAAAATTTTGCTCGTTTCAGTTGGAACAGGATATGCTTACACTAAAATTGAGTCTGGAAAAGCTAAAGAGAGCAACAATGCTGTTTGGGGTCAATATGTAATCGAGGATTTAATGAGTCAAGTAAATCGCCAACAAAATCATTTTATGAAGTTGGTTAGCCAGCAAAAAATGTCTAATAACTCTTCTAATTTTCTCAATAAAATTAATAAGTTCAAAATTGTCCCTGAGAAAAAGGAATTATTTACATATTGCCGTTTTACAACATCGTTCACCGTAGATCGATTTAAACAATTAATGAAGGATAATTTTCTTCAACTCAAAGACGAAAATAAAAAACTCATTTTAGCTGAGGACATTACAAATATAAATAAGGTTGTCAATAACCTGAAGAAAATGGACTGCGTAGACCAGATCGATAACTTGAGTGCTATTGGTCAAGCAGTCGCTCAAGAGCAGTTCGATATTAGCTTATTCCCAGATTTGAGCAAGGATGAAAATGTCAGCAATGAGTCTTCAAAAAACGAGTAA
- a CDS encoding amylo-alpha-1,6-glucosidase produces the protein MSEFLEFDGKTFIHAEAATMPEWPCVKQEPIYPTLTLKDDDLFLITDSLGNILGCWPSDQPESSLGLFCRDTRFLSRLELQIDGKLPNLLSSNARRGFALSVLCANPYLEKTKIQAETIGIQREIVLNGGLFEELTLTNYSTHSVSFELSLSFDADFVDLFEIRGWERSQRGKLLRLKEQDPETDQESKELILAYQGLDNSLVESRIQFSYEQPDLSQGKTAIWQIELNSHQTIKLGYRIQLLMNSHPASKVGIPMTLMQAKSAEAMELQEWQHQVTQIRTDNKALNLAIEQAEQDIFLLRQSFGHGKVLSAGVPWFSTLFGRDSIIAAWQSLIFDPQIAKNTLMVLAEYQGKTYDEWREEEPGKILHEIRLGEMARCHEVPHTPYYGTIDATPLWLILYCQYYAWTGDQETIDKLWPNALAAMKWIDRNSEKTGYLSYIRHSAGGLTNQGWKDSGDCIVDSHGHLAKPPITLCEVQGYVYAAKMQMSELAKLMQHDDLSQQWLKQAQELKIRFNRDFWLPNLGFCALALDGDGKPVDSITSNPGHCLSLGIFELDKANSVAERLCGPDMFSGWGIRTLSSWSPAYNPMGYHIGSVWPHDNGIIALGLRSLGLIEQALEVAQGILDMTLEQPYQRPPELFCGYERTEENSPVRYPVACSPQAWATGTIFQLLEVMINIVPDVPNNCVRISDPFLPESINNLSLHNLRIGTTLLDLEFQRSGTTTACRVAKKRGNLRVVFEA, from the coding sequence ATGTCAGAGTTTTTGGAATTTGATGGAAAAACTTTTATTCATGCAGAAGCAGCGACCATGCCTGAATGGCCTTGTGTGAAACAAGAACCCATTTATCCTACTCTTACCCTAAAAGATGATGATCTGTTTTTAATTACAGATTCTTTAGGGAATATTTTGGGATGTTGGCCATCAGATCAACCAGAAAGTAGTTTAGGATTATTTTGTAGAGATACTCGTTTTTTAAGTCGTCTAGAGTTACAAATTGACGGGAAATTACCCAATTTATTAAGTAGTAATGCTCGTCGGGGTTTCGCGCTTTCGGTGCTGTGTGCTAATCCTTATTTAGAAAAGACTAAAATTCAGGCAGAAACCATTGGGATTCAGCGAGAAATTGTCTTAAATGGCGGATTATTTGAAGAATTAACCCTTACTAATTACAGCACTCATTCAGTCAGTTTTGAATTAAGTTTAAGTTTTGATGCAGATTTTGTCGATTTATTCGAGATTCGGGGATGGGAACGCTCTCAACGAGGAAAATTATTAAGACTAAAAGAGCAAGATCCCGAAACCGATCAAGAGTCAAAAGAATTAATATTAGCTTATCAAGGCTTAGATAATTCTTTAGTAGAATCTCGCATTCAATTTTCCTATGAACAGCCGGATTTAAGTCAAGGGAAAACCGCTATTTGGCAAATAGAATTAAACTCTCATCAAACGATAAAATTAGGGTATCGGATTCAATTATTAATGAATAGTCATCCGGCCTCTAAAGTGGGAATTCCCATGACGTTGATGCAAGCTAAATCGGCTGAAGCTATGGAATTACAAGAATGGCAGCATCAAGTGACGCAAATTCGCACCGATAATAAAGCGTTAAATTTAGCCATAGAACAAGCCGAACAAGATATCTTTTTATTACGTCAAAGTTTTGGTCATGGTAAAGTCCTTTCCGCCGGCGTTCCCTGGTTTTCTACCTTATTTGGACGGGACAGCATTATTGCCGCTTGGCAATCTTTAATTTTTGATCCTCAAATAGCTAAAAATACCTTAATGGTATTAGCAGAATATCAGGGAAAAACCTATGATGAATGGCGCGAAGAAGAACCCGGAAAAATTCTTCATGAAATCCGTTTAGGAGAAATGGCGCGTTGTCACGAAGTTCCCCATACTCCCTATTACGGAACGATCGACGCAACTCCCCTATGGTTAATTCTTTATTGTCAATATTACGCTTGGACTGGCGATCAAGAAACGATCGATAAATTATGGCCTAATGCCTTAGCTGCGATGAAATGGATCGATCGCAACTCAGAAAAAACAGGATATTTAAGCTATATTCGTCATTCTGCTGGAGGATTAACAAACCAAGGATGGAAAGATTCCGGCGATTGTATTGTCGATAGTCATGGACATTTGGCCAAACCACCGATTACCCTTTGTGAGGTTCAAGGTTATGTCTATGCGGCTAAAATGCAAATGAGCGAGTTAGCTAAATTAATGCAACATGATGACCTTTCACAACAATGGCTAAAACAAGCTCAAGAACTTAAAATTCGCTTTAATCGGGATTTTTGGCTACCTAATTTAGGTTTTTGTGCTTTAGCTTTAGATGGAGACGGGAAGCCGGTTGATAGTATTACCTCTAATCCAGGTCACTGTTTGAGTTTAGGCATTTTTGAGTTAGATAAAGCGAATAGTGTCGCTGAACGGTTGTGCGGGCCGGATATGTTCAGTGGTTGGGGAATTCGGACTCTGAGTAGTTGGTCACCGGCGTATAATCCGATGGGATATCATATCGGTTCGGTGTGGCCTCATGATAATGGGATCATTGCTTTAGGATTGCGATCGCTAGGATTGATTGAGCAAGCACTAGAAGTGGCGCAAGGGATTCTAGATATGACTTTAGAGCAACCTTATCAACGTCCGCCGGAACTATTTTGTGGTTATGAACGGACGGAGGAGAATAGTCCGGTACGCTATCCAGTGGCGTGTTCTCCCCAAGCTTGGGCCACGGGGACGATTTTTCAACTGTTGGAAGTGATGATTAATATTGTGCCAGATGTTCCGAACAATTGTGTTCGCATTAGCGATCCTTTTTTACCTGAATCTATTAATAATTTATCGTTGCATAATCTCAGAATTGGCACGACACTTTTAGATTTAGAATTTCAGCGATCGGGAACGACGACGGCCTGTCGAGTGGCTAAAAAACGAGGGAATTTAAGGGTGGTTTTTGAGGCATAG
- a CDS encoding nucleotide exchange factor GrpE, which produces MTTEQLHSLITDLDRFLAGENSRLSWSTSDYWEEREQTRQLLLRVRAYLVTTASQSPNIPTVGAEITPLSEQWVEQMTSTMIAQINQQLAGWFDSLRTELDELRNSRESLTQEIQSLQQQYQRMIADFIQLLMKRSQDILQQQIHQTQETIAQQLKLESSALIYPSKVLEQLIQLQQHSDQLLTDLDTTFRTVFETLEQDLQAYSQSLSKGLERMHNLGQQGEAKLLAYTNRLTDQLEQSSVISPAVDLPITPQPNAPEIETIHRLTDLIEPEIVSPPGDIEQPETFSLDLIEPEIVSPPEDIEPPESLSLDGWYLGIDFGSDSLAAVLSKTNLTTTEENLIEEYPLYWSSGEASSFRLPINSYSSFELESLKSQLTKLDSLPDNIWFKLITLFSIFNLNNTDVSENLKVMTHDLEQSALDSALQDLKGVIFSSPTDWKTTYQSQLKKAMLATHLVEDENQIFFLEEAIATFLAHLPLGTNSELSRSETVTLVINSGATSTDIALVIPPNPLETLSYDDFLLTQLAYGGNTLEQDIFCQLIYPQWMTQLNPPLTQFPGIVPQPGKPEPDKREQLKQCLERHPIGNSFIEAAKLAKLILQQQNSFTSQLGGQSWTLQRHDLEKIIIRPFLDSLEEQIQYLLSQKNLTFDDIEQVILSGGTILSLWYSLSNWINEKFPQGICFHDSETEILTKVAIGLGRFPLFPNLVKTLN; this is translated from the coding sequence GTGACTACTGAGCAACTTCATTCTCTCATTACTGATCTTGATCGCTTTTTAGCGGGGGAAAACTCTCGTTTATCTTGGTCAACCTCTGATTATTGGGAGGAACGAGAACAAACTCGTCAACTTTTGCTGAGAGTTCGTGCTTATTTGGTAACTACTGCCTCTCAATCTCCCAATATACCAACCGTCGGCGCAGAAATTACCCCCCTTTCAGAACAATGGGTTGAACAAATGACCTCGACCATGATCGCTCAAATAAATCAACAATTGGCGGGTTGGTTTGATTCTCTCAGAACAGAACTAGATGAACTGCGAAATTCACGAGAATCTTTAACCCAAGAAATACAAAGTCTGCAACAACAATATCAGCGCATGATTGCTGATTTTATTCAACTGTTGATGAAACGATCTCAGGATATCTTACAACAACAAATTCATCAAACTCAAGAAACGATTGCTCAACAGTTAAAATTAGAGTCTTCTGCTTTAATCTACCCCTCAAAAGTTTTAGAACAGCTAATACAATTACAACAGCATTCAGACCAACTTTTAACCGATCTGGATACAACTTTTCGGACAGTATTTGAAACCTTAGAACAAGATTTACAAGCTTATAGTCAATCTTTGTCTAAGGGGTTGGAAAGGATGCACAATTTAGGACAACAGGGAGAGGCAAAATTACTCGCCTATACTAATCGTTTGACAGACCAACTAGAACAATCTTCTGTTATTTCTCCTGCTGTAGATCTTCCTATAACTCCCCAACCAAATGCACCGGAAATTGAGACCATTCACCGATTAACTGATTTAATCGAACCAGAAATAGTATCTCCTCCTGGAGACATCGAGCAACCCGAAACTTTTTCGCTCGATTTAATCGAACCAGAAATAGTATCTCCTCCTGAAGACATTGAACCCCCCGAAAGTCTTTCGCTCGATGGTTGGTATTTAGGGATTGATTTTGGGAGCGATTCCTTAGCCGCCGTTTTATCAAAAACCAATTTAACAACAACCGAAGAAAATCTTATAGAAGAGTATCCTTTATATTGGTCATCGGGGGAAGCCTCTAGTTTCCGTTTACCGATAAATTCCTATTCTTCTTTTGAATTAGAAAGTTTAAAATCTCAATTAACTAAATTAGACTCATTACCCGATAATATTTGGTTTAAGTTAATCACTTTATTTTCCATTTTTAACCTTAATAATACAGATGTGAGCGAAAATTTAAAAGTCATGACTCATGACTTAGAGCAATCTGCTTTAGACTCAGCTTTACAAGACTTAAAAGGAGTCATTTTTAGTTCTCCTACCGATTGGAAAACAACCTATCAATCCCAATTAAAAAAAGCGATGTTAGCAACTCATTTAGTAGAAGATGAAAATCAAATTTTTTTCCTTGAAGAAGCGATCGCAACATTTTTAGCTCATTTACCCTTGGGGACTAACTCAGAATTATCGCGTTCAGAAACCGTAACTCTGGTGATTAATTCGGGAGCAACCAGCACCGATATTGCTTTAGTTATTCCTCCTAACCCCCTGGAAACTTTATCCTATGATGACTTTTTGTTGACTCAGTTAGCTTATGGAGGAAATACCTTAGAACAAGATATTTTCTGTCAATTAATCTATCCTCAATGGATGACTCAACTCAATCCCCCTTTGACTCAATTTCCGGGAATTGTCCCTCAACCGGGCAAACCTGAACCCGACAAACGGGAGCAATTAAAACAGTGTTTAGAACGTCATCCTATCGGCAACTCTTTTATTGAAGCGGCAAAATTAGCCAAATTAATTTTACAACAACAAAACTCTTTTACCTCTCAATTAGGAGGTCAATCTTGGACGCTTCAACGTCACGATCTCGAAAAAATTATTATTCGTCCTTTTTTAGATTCTCTTGAGGAACAAATTCAATATTTACTGTCTCAAAAAAATTTAACTTTTGATGATATTGAACAAGTCATCCTCTCAGGAGGAACAATTTTATCCTTGTGGTATTCCCTATCCAATTGGATTAATGAAAAATTCCCTCAAGGGATTTGTTTCCATGACTCAGAAACCGAAATTCTGACTAAAGTTGCCATAGGATTAGGACGTTTCCCGTTATTTCCTAATTTAGTCAAAACTTTAAATTAG